A genomic stretch from Ooceraea biroi isolate clonal line C1 chromosome 3, Obir_v5.4, whole genome shotgun sequence includes:
- the LOC105276859 gene encoding rho guanine nucleotide exchange factor 17 isoform X4, whose protein sequence is MLPFRRRKDRDEDENRISLLLLQLDTYKRIREPAVIAVDRLHRFRWSGGGGGSGKKSSSGPRSEKAERLRELTEKLKGPAPVPPPRRPSRVQTSSPPPSGYQPLSQNYPQTGSSPNCGRCDTRPSHRSYTYSEGSQHGGNNQQLQQRQQQQQQQQHQEHQRQEHPKTIIRSESVSEECLSDRTGNNVYRKPCHDSRKSSRPGKLERNSGDVSDLRSEPNASAEAVKHLRQYSDSVVDSATSVDDLCDNLNAASVGGSEGEARDAITRLEPRGLLGFHRVSAPYRSASFGQVDFNQDADFTFSANSHFPLAANRQKTQPIATSNRSETKDVRASTLPRRRGDVTPGGSTPQNSPNRQSPRTSTPSVDSAVGSAEGLGVPQQGNLEEIRPRSDGSDSLATSSALTSPEPLVPEMNEPRVDLAQTDAPTVEVVSHETVYPMVEGAEETIQKESRIEPHEVIITPPPEEPRLSQASEGSEAPSETPSEASSPSGKARRNRGDTSKRRKGVYITQWPEPLDADRNKLSAQSSEERDEPPATPSDLSDCEGHTPRRYSKRPLRGPYGQMLEAEMAKPRTTDIALEEGLRPRRKISANLSYNAGSNNNGSEPPTPCHHRTTSSPTKLEELPGPSPELLAELLRGSSERVARAPAHRNDTRTHVVVELYDTERSYVEALQILVNKYLQPLKSPENAGLVDAGTVDEIFYQIPALLSHHEVFLEELRRRLDTWELRQTIGDVFLDVFTKPVVLETYTLFLDNWKSARKAIKTTCQAKPAFARFLETMEREHKGKLGLDQLLIKPVQKIPRYELLIQRLLKHTDPTHPDHELLQAAQKEVHELVVKINCTERESLEWEQQQTTLREVQALVEGLAGIVTNDRAFVRHDLVTIASNQGTRKERALFLFSDLLVITSIKRRSGTIRKPSTSSTCPNSLVGLLDANKYKMLMRIPLDDLEVMKAKDENLRRMAREVDHLREDCAKLTQLQELAATLHGAKQQLEDLIKDMLNQAQRQLAERNAAHSQLACLELTLNTQTGIENISVMFAKPDKRASWEESFNEAKQKLALSADRRPCPEFVGPLPIRKTRAGLQFTCAAPTLANGQGSKDVWVCNSDGYVGQVCVLSLSPEPPQVTSCNGVCNARILCVAGIPACTPGSNSCTSNNSPFITNSKSGISISVQDVDASGGNIQLDSSSSSDDSDSDDIPCADTGSVTLSGDVSSIDNTNTEEEVNQPTMWLGTEDGCIHVYNCNDNIRIKKNKVKIQHGSSVHCIIYLDNKVFVSLANGDVTVYARDHAGGWNTPDPTTVSVGTVASPVTKMLSVSGKLWCGCHNSVKVLNTHTLDIEHTFIVSSDVSRAVSCMANSGGLGVWISLHNSAVLRLFHSGNYECLTDINIAPAVTKMLATGCDDIIRQHKAACLRVTALLACNELLWIGTSAGVLLTVPIPHIKPSTQRMSQPPIVTGIPHGHTGHVRFLTCVETPNPSKPDPRPKVNRYSLKSSKTQQNNINRGKLLVISGGDGYEDFRGPQASAELQAGREDSTNHLLLWKV, encoded by the exons ATGTTACCGTTCCGACGGAGAAAAGATAGAGACGAGGACGAAAATAGAAtatcgcttcttcttcttcaactAGACACCTACAAACGCATACGT GAACCAGCAGTGATAGCGGTGGACCGACTGCACAGGTTTCGATGGAGTGGGGGCGGAGGAGGAAGTGGCAAAAAGTCCTCTTCCGGCCCCCGCAGCGAGAAGGCTGAACGCCTTCGCGAGCTCACCGAGAAACTGAAAGGACCAGCACCGGTTCCACCACCCAGAAGACCGTCGCGAGTGCAgacttcttctcctcctccaaGCGGATACCAGCCGTTGTCTCAAAATTATCCACAG ACGGGTTCGAGTCCAAATTGTGGCCGTTGCGACACTCGTCCATCTCATCGCAGCTACACGTATAGCGAGGGTAGTCAACATGGCGGCAACAATCAACAACTTCAGCAAaggcaacagcagcagcagcagcagcagcaccagGAACATCAACGACAAGAACATCCGAAAACGATCATCCGCAGTGAGAGTGTCAGTGAAGAATGTCTCAGTGATCGCACGGGAAACAATGTGTACCGGAAGCCCTGCCACGACTCGAGGAAATCTTCGAGACCGGGCAAACTCGAGAGAAACAGTGGTGACGTCAGTGACCTTAGGAGTGAGCCGAACGCCAGTGCGGAGGCGGTGAAACATTTGAGACAGTACAGTGATTCCGTGGTGGACAGTGCTACGAGTGTGGACGATCTGTGCGATAACCTGAATGCCGCTTCCGTTGGTGGCAGTGAGGGAGAGGCCCGGGATGCCATCACCAGGCTGGAACCGCGTGGGTTGCTCGGTTTTCACAGGGTCAGCGCGCCCTACAGAAGTGCCTCCTTCGGCCAGGTGGACTTTAATCAAG ATGCAGATTTTACTTTCAGCGCAAACTCGCACTTTCCACTTGCAGCGAATCGACAGAAAACCCAGCCGATTGCGACATCCAATCGTTCCGAGACCAAAGACGTGCGAGCGAGTACGTTGCCTCGTCGTCGTGGTGACGTTACTCCAGGTGGTTCAACACCTCAGAACAGTCCGAATCGGCAGAGTCCGAGGACTTCGACGCCCAGCGTCGATAGCGCCGTTGGTTCTGCCGAGGGTCTGGGTGTTCCTCAACAGGGAAATCTCGAGGAGATCCGACCGAGAAGCGATGGCTCAGACAGTCTGGCAACTTCCAGCGCACTCACCAGCCCGGAACCTTTGGTTCCGGAGATGAACGAGCCCAGGGTCGATCTGGCACAAACAGACGCGCCCACCGTCGAGGTGGTTAGTCACGAGACGGTTTATCCGATGGTGGAAGGCGCGGAGGAAACCATTCAGAAAG AGAGCAGGATAGAGCCGCACGAGGTAATCATCACACCACCCCCGGAGGAACCGCGTCTGAGTCAAGCGAGCGAGGGCAGCGAGGCACCGAGCGAGACACCCTCGGAGGCGTCCTCGCCGTCCGGCAAAGCGAGACGTAATCGGGGCGACACCAGCAAGAGGAGGAAGGGCGTGTACATAACTCAATGGCCGGAGCCCTTGGACGCGGACAGGAACAAGCTGTCGGCTCAGAGCAGCGAGGAGAGAGACGAGCCACCTGCGACGCCCAGCGACCTGTCGGACTGCGAGGGCCACACGCCTCGAAG ATACAGCAAGAGGCCTCTTCGCGGACCGTACGGACAGATGCTGGAGGCCGAAATGGCAAAGCCACGCACCACCGACATAGCACTCGAGGAAGGTCTTCGTCCTCGCAGAAAGATCTCGGCGAATCTCTCGTATAATGCGGGCAGCAACAACAACGGCTCCGAGCCGCCCACGCCTTGCCACCATCGGACGACCTCGAGCCCGACCAAACTCGAGGAACTTCCGGGGCCGAGTCCCGAGTTGCTCGCGGAGCTGCTGAGAGGCTCCTCGGAGAGGGTGGCTCGCGCACCGGCGCATCGAAAC GATACGAGGACCCACGTGGTGGTGGAGCTTTACGACACGGAACGTTCCTACGTGGAGGCGCTACAGATACTAGTCAAT AAATACCTGCAACCCCTAAAGAGTCCCGAGAATGCCGGTCTGGTGGATGCCGGAACGGTCGACGAGATATTTTATCAG ATCCCCGCGCTTCTCAGCCATCATGAGGTATTCTTGGAGGAGCTGCGTAGGCGACTCGACACCTGGGAACTCAGACAGACGATCGGCGACGTCTTCCTCGATGTG TTCACAAAGCCGGTGGTACTGGAAACTTATACTCTGTTCCTGGACAATTGGAAGTCTGCAAGGAAGGCGATAAAAACAACGTGCCAAGCGAAGCCAGCCTTTGcacgatttctcgag aCGATGGAACGTGAGCACAAAGGCAAGTTGGGGCTGGACCAGTTATTGATCAAACCCGTGCAAAAGATCCCGCGGTACGAACTGCTGATTCAGAGGTTACTGAAGCATACAGACCCGACACATCCCGATCACGAGCTGCTGCAGGCCGCGCAAAAGGAAGTGCACGAATTGGTCGTGAAGATCAATTGTACGGAAAGGGAATCGCTCGAGTGGGAACAGCAGCAGACTACGTTGAGGGAGGTCCAAGCTCTCGTCGAAGGTCTCGCTGGCATTGTAACGAACGACag AGCTTTCGTTCGACACGATCTCGTCACCATAGCGTCGAATCAAGGCACGCGGAAGGAACGAGCTTTATTTCTGTTCTCCGATCTCCTCGTCATCACAAGCATAAAGCGTAGAAGCGGCACGATAAGAAAACCATCGACCTC GAGCACATGTCCAAATAGCCTAGTCGGTCTGCTTGACGCGAACAAGTACAAAATGTTGATGCGAATCCCGCTGGATGATCTCGAGGTCATGAAAG CCAAAGACGAGAATTTAAGACGAATGGCGCGTGAAGTGGACCATCTACGAGAAGACTGTGCAAAACTGACTCAGCTTCAAGAACTCGCTGCTACCCTGCATGGCGCCAAGCAACAGTTGGAAGATCTTATCAAGGATATGCTGAATCAGGCCCAACGACAACTGGCGGAAAGAAACGCAGCGCATTCGCAGTTAGCTTGCTTGGAACTCACACTCAATACTCA AACTGGGATCGAAAATATATCCGTCATGTTCGCGAAGCCAGACAAGCGCGCGAGTTGGGAGGAGAGCTTCAATGAAGCCAAACAAAAACTCG CACTTTCAGCCGACAGGAGACCGTGTCCTGAATTCGTCGGACCTTTACCAATCAGAAAAACGCGAGCGGGACTTCAGTTTACCTGCGCAGCACCAACATTGGCGAATGGACAGGGATCGAAGGACGTCTGGGTTTGCAACAGCGACGGTTACGTCGGTCAAGTGTGCGTGCTGAGTCTAAGTCCGGAACCGCCGCAAGTTACATCGTGTAACGGAGTCTGCAACGCTAGGATACTCTGCGTCGCTGGAATACCTGCGTGCACACCTGG TTCAAACTCGTGCACATCAAACAACAGTCCATTCATCACAAACAGCAAGAGCGGAATAAGTATATCGGTGCAAGACGTGGATGCCAGTGGCGGTAACATTCAATTAGACAG TAGCTCGAGCTCCGACGATTCAGACTCGGACGACATTCCATGTGCAGATACGGGCAGCGTGACTCTAAGTGGCGATGTATCGAGTATCGACAACACTAATACGGAGGAAGAGGTGAATCAGCCCACAATGTGGCTAGGAACCGAGGACGGATGCATTCACGTGTACAACTGCAACGACAATATCCGTATTAAGAAGAACAAGGTGAAGATTCAGCATGGTAGCAGCGTGCACTGCATCAT ATACTTGGATAACAAGGTGTTTGTCTCTCTTGCTAATGGAGACGTTACCGTTTACGCTCGGGACCACG CCGGTGGATGGAACACTCCGGATCCAACGACGGTATCTGTTGGAACGGTAGCATCACCGGTGACTAAAATGCTGTCCGTTTCTGGAAAGCTCTGGTGTGGCTGCCACAACAGCGTAAAAGTTCTCAACACTCACACGTTGGATATCGAGCACACTTTCATCGTGAGCAGTGACGTGAGCCGCGCCGTTTCCTGTATGGCAAATTCCGGGGGTTTAGGTGTTTGGATCTCATTACACAATAGCGCTGTGTTGAGGCTCTTCCACTCCGGTAACTACGAGTGCCTGACGGATATCAATATCGCGCCAGCTGTCACCAAGATGCTTGCCA CAGGTTGCGATGACATAATTCGACAGCACAAGGCCGCCTGTCTCAGAGTCACCGCACTGTTGGCTTGCAACGAGTTGCTTTGGATCGGCACGAGCGCCGGCGTGCTGCTCACCGTGCCAATTCCCCATATAAAGCCATCTACTCAGAGGATGTCGCAGCCGCCGATCGTGACTG GAATTCCCCACGGGCATACGGGACACGTGCGGTTTCTCACTTGCGTGGAAACGCCGAATCCTTCGAAACCAGATCCTCGTCCAAAAGTGAATCGTTATTCGCTAAAGTCGAGTAAAACGCAGCAAAACAACATTAATCGCGGAAAACTCTTGGTGATATCCGGTGGAGATGGTTACGAGGATTTCCGTGGACCTCAAGCGTCTGCCGAATTGCAGGCCGGTCGCGAGGACTCTACCAATCACCTGCTGTTGTGGAAAGTGTGA